CACCTGCTGCGCCTCCAGCGCCGCCAGCACCGCCTGGGCCCACCCCGTCCGGTCCTTCACGTGGCTGGGGATGAGCCGCGCCACCCGGGGCGCGGTGAGCAGCTCGGGCTCCGGCGCCTGAGGCTCCGAGGGCCGCACGGCCGGGCCACTGCAGGACTCCAATGTCAGCAGGGCCCCCACCAGGAAGACCCCTCGCACCGCCCAGGCTTTCATCCCGCCTCGAAACGCGGTGCCCCCCGGGGGGAATTCCGGTGGGCAGTTCCGGAAAGCGTAAGCGCCCGGAAGCCCTCGGCAATCCCGGGACTGTTCTCTGCGCGGTTGCCACTCGGGTGAAATTTTACTGTTCCCCGGTAGAGCGAATTGCCCGTGTCTTCGCTCACGTGTCACAAACATCGCGCGGTTCCTCGGGGGGAGGTTGCACGGTGAGACGGAAGATTCTGAGCACATTCTGCATGGCGTGGCTGGGCGTGGTGTCCGGCGCGTGTGGTGGGGAGGGGGAGGGGGGCGCGGCGGTGAGGGCCGCGTCGGCGGAGAAGGACACGCGGGCGGATCTCCAGGCCGCGATGCGCGCGCTGAAGCGGGTGCGCGTGCTCGCCACGCACGAGGACCAGGTGCCCGCCTTCATCCAGGGCGACTTCGGCCAGGCCCTGGGCCTGGGCCAGGCCCTGCGCCCTCAGGAGGCCCACGAGAGCGTCCGGGAGGTGCTGCGCCAGGTGGCCCCGGTGTTCCGCCTGAGCCCGGAGGAGCTCACCCTGCGGCGCATCTCGCGGGATGACCAGGGCCACCGGTACCTGCGCTATGGCCAGCGGCTCCAGGGCCGCGAGGTGGTGGGCGCGGAGCTCGTCCTCTTCCTGGATGCGCAAGGGAAGGCCTACGCGGTCCACAGCTCGGCGCGGGGAGGGCCCCGGGCGCTGGCGGCCGCGCAGCCCAGCCTCGCCGAGGAGGCGGCGGTGGTGGCCGCGCGGCGGGCCACGGGGGCGCGGAGGATGGACGCGCTGAGCGGGGGGCTCGTCTACGTGCGGGGCGAGGAGGGACAGCTCGTGCTGGCGTACGCGGTGCGGGTGACGGGCGTGAAGGACGGGCTGCCGGTGGATGACCGGGTCTACGTGAACGCGATGACGGGGGACATCGCCCTGCGGGATGCGCGCGTGCACACGGCGCTCAGCCGCTCGGTGTACAGCGCCAACAACGGCTACCAGCTGCCGGGCACGCTCAAGCGGGGCGAGGGGGCCCCGGCCACGCAGGATGCCCACGTGGACATGAACTACGAGCAGCTGGGGAAGACCTACCAGTGCTACCAGGAGAACTTCGGCCGGGACTCCCATGACGGCGAGGGCGCCTCGCTGAAGAGCACCGTCCACTACTCCGAGGACGGGAACGGGTACGTCAACGCGTACTGGAACGGCAGCCAGATGGTGTACGGCGACGGGGATGGCGTGCTGTCCACCGCGCTGGGCGAGGACCTGGACGTCACCGTCCACGAGCTGACGCACGCGGTGACCGAGGCGGACTCGAACCTCATCTACTCCAACGAGCCCGGCGCGCTGAACGAGGGCTGGAGCGACATCTTCTCCGCCTACTGCGAGAGCTGGACGCGCGGCTGGTCCACCGACGCGGACGTGTGGCTGATTGGCGAGGACAT
Above is a genomic segment from Stigmatella erecta containing:
- a CDS encoding M4 family metallopeptidase, which codes for MRRKILSTFCMAWLGVVSGACGGEGEGGAAVRAASAEKDTRADLQAAMRALKRVRVLATHEDQVPAFIQGDFGQALGLGQALRPQEAHESVREVLRQVAPVFRLSPEELTLRRISRDDQGHRYLRYGQRLQGREVVGAELVLFLDAQGKAYAVHSSARGGPRALAAAQPSLAEEAAVVAARRATGARRMDALSGGLVYVRGEEGQLVLAYAVRVTGVKDGLPVDDRVYVNAMTGDIALRDARVHTALSRSVYSANNGYQLPGTLKRGEGAPATQDAHVDMNYEQLGKTYQCYQENFGRDSHDGEGASLKSTVHYSEDGNGYVNAYWNGSQMVYGDGDGVLSTALGEDLDVTVHELTHAVTEADSNLIYSNEPGALNEGWSDIFSAYCESWTRGWSTDADVWLIGEDIWTPATPGDALRYMGNPTQDGSSRDYYPERYRGASDYGGVHSNSGIANLAFKLLATGGTHPRGKTSTLVTGIGVQKAGKIFYEANANCMTASSNFAAAKLCTEQKAEQYFPGDTGAVTEAWAAVGVSGVAEPPPEAVVLSNGVPVGGVATAEGTSKFYKLTVPPGQASLSFVTSGGSGDLDLYVKRGAAGDMGSYDCKSEGPSTAEECVITDPAEGDWYVTVFAYSSFTGVTVTGRYSSVLGGANVLVNGVSSVAYGGSARTWTCWTLQVPESLPRVVFTQSGGARTTGDADLFIQYQEPPTTLRYLCKSSNKGNHDVCTLPRPAGGLYQACSFSYSGYTNVTMKGVY